In Gemmatimonadota bacterium, the following are encoded in one genomic region:
- a CDS encoding glycerate kinase, whose translation MSTAALRKDARCIFDAALQAVDPAAAIRRHVVREGNQLNIGGRCCDLDRFENVYVVGAGKAGSVMAGAMESLLGDQLTGGMINVKYGHSTQLRRVEVVEAGHPIPDAAGVAGTKKIVELLTPLGEDDLVFCLLSGGGSALLPLPAEGVTLEEKQAVTELLLQCGATINETNTVRKHISRVKGGQLARLASPARLVSLVLSDVIGDPLDIIASGPTVPDESTFADCRSILEKYGLRDRLPDTVNRHLEAGSKGTVPETPGRGDPVFGRTQSVMVANNRQALDSARAEAVRRGYNPLVLSSTIDGETREVARVYAAMAREIEAYGDPVRRPACVISGGETTVTLKGGGKGGRNQEFVLATVSGIEGLERTVVFSAGTDGTDGPTDAAGAVADGHTLARAAEMGLDAVACMDRSDAYHFFEPLGDLVMTGPTHTNVMDLRLLLVG comes from the coding sequence ATGTCCACTGCCGCCCTTCGCAAAGACGCAAGGTGCATATTCGACGCGGCCCTGCAAGCCGTAGATCCAGCGGCGGCCATCCGGCGCCATGTCGTACGTGAAGGAAACCAGCTGAATATCGGTGGCCGATGCTGCGACCTGGACCGGTTCGAAAACGTCTACGTCGTCGGAGCCGGCAAAGCAGGTTCGGTAATGGCCGGCGCCATGGAATCGCTACTCGGCGACCAGCTCACCGGGGGCATGATCAACGTCAAGTATGGCCATTCTACGCAGTTGCGGCGCGTGGAGGTGGTCGAAGCGGGCCATCCCATTCCCGACGCGGCGGGCGTGGCTGGAACGAAAAAGATCGTTGAGCTCCTGACGCCCCTCGGCGAAGACGACCTGGTGTTCTGCCTGCTTTCGGGCGGGGGATCCGCCCTCCTGCCGTTGCCTGCGGAAGGGGTGACGCTGGAGGAGAAACAGGCGGTAACGGAACTACTGCTGCAATGCGGCGCGACGATCAACGAGACCAATACGGTTCGCAAGCATATCTCGCGGGTAAAAGGTGGTCAATTGGCCAGGCTGGCGTCGCCCGCACGGCTGGTGAGCCTGGTGCTTTCGGACGTCATCGGGGACCCGCTCGACATCATCGCGTCGGGGCCCACGGTGCCCGATGAAAGCACCTTTGCCGATTGCCGGTCGATTCTCGAAAAGTACGGTCTGCGCGATAGACTGCCCGACACGGTGAATCGCCACCTGGAAGCGGGGTCGAAAGGGACCGTACCCGAAACGCCGGGGCGCGGTGATCCGGTCTTCGGTCGTACGCAGTCGGTCATGGTCGCCAACAACCGGCAGGCACTCGATTCCGCCCGTGCCGAGGCGGTGAGGAGAGGCTACAACCCGCTCGTGCTGTCCAGTACGATCGACGGCGAGACGCGTGAGGTCGCCCGTGTCTACGCCGCCATGGCCAGGGAGATCGAAGCGTATGGCGATCCGGTGCGGCGTCCGGCGTGCGTTATCTCGGGCGGCGAGACCACGGTCACGCTGAAGGGCGGCGGGAAGGGCGGACGGAACCAGGAATTCGTATTGGCCACCGTTTCGGGCATCGAGGGACTGGAACGGACCGTCGTGTTCAGCGCCGGAACGGACGGAACGGACGGTCCGACCGACGCCGCGGGCGCGGTGGCGGACGGGCATACGCTGGCCCGAGCCGCCGAAATGGGGCTGGACGCCGTCGCCTGCATGGACCGCAGCGACGCCTATCACTTTTTCGAACCGTTGGGCGACCTCGTCATGACGGGCCCTACCCATACCAATGTCATGGACCTGCGTCTATTGCTCGTCGGTTGA
- a CDS encoding twin-arginine translocase TatA/TatE family subunit produces the protein MIGDIGMQELMVIFLIVLLLFGADRIPALARGLGKGVREFKRVVNNANTEIQRAIDIDEKEPPPRKPPPTKELDRS, from the coding sequence ATGATCGGTGATATCGGCATGCAGGAACTGATGGTGATCTTCCTGATCGTCCTGCTCCTGTTCGGCGCGGACCGGATTCCGGCCCTGGCGAGGGGACTGGGCAAGGGTGTTCGGGAGTTCAAGCGGGTCGTGAACAATGCGAATACCGAAATCCAGCGCGCCATCGACATCGACGAGAAGGAACCGCCCCCGCGAAAGCCACCGCCGACAAAGGAATTGGACCGGTCATAG
- a CDS encoding phytanoyl-CoA dioxygenase family protein: MMNEAQRYLFDLTGFLHLEGALGEAALAEALDAAERYIRTPAEDLPPDFGSRDGRIYDNGFAFDKALERLVFQPSYWPIVKEFTSGKPRFVRGSMLVNQPGGVVDPGSLHCAREAYGWQSTRYECRDGRIYCDDFVVFTYLTDVNPGDGGLVVVPGSHKCHFDRPDSVFDGGDLEDDAPPGTINITPRAGDAVIISELLTHGTLRWKPTDRKRIVLVLRYAPQYSGGGPWTTDTLKARLSPETNELMALASFTEVKDVAQREVVSLTE; encoded by the coding sequence ATGATGAACGAAGCACAGAGGTATTTGTTCGACCTGACCGGTTTTCTGCACCTGGAAGGCGCCCTCGGAGAAGCAGCGCTCGCCGAGGCGCTTGACGCCGCGGAGCGGTACATCCGGACGCCCGCCGAAGATCTCCCGCCGGACTTCGGAAGCAGGGACGGCCGTATTTACGACAACGGATTCGCCTTCGACAAGGCACTGGAGCGGCTGGTCTTCCAGCCAAGCTACTGGCCCATCGTAAAGGAGTTCACGTCAGGCAAACCCCGTTTCGTCCGGGGGTCCATGCTCGTGAACCAGCCCGGCGGAGTCGTCGATCCAGGATCGCTCCACTGCGCACGCGAAGCCTACGGTTGGCAAAGCACGCGCTACGAATGTCGGGACGGCCGTATTTACTGCGATGATTTCGTCGTATTCACCTATCTCACCGACGTGAATCCCGGCGACGGCGGACTCGTGGTCGTGCCCGGGTCCCACAAGTGCCATTTCGACCGCCCCGATTCGGTATTCGACGGGGGCGACCTGGAAGACGACGCACCGCCAGGCACGATCAACATCACCCCCAGGGCGGGCGATGCGGTGATCATCTCCGAGCTGCTCACGCACGGTACCCTCCGGTGGAAGCCAACCGACCGGAAACGTATCGTACTCGTGCTTCGGTACGCGCCCCAGTACAGCGGTGGCGGACCGTGGACGACGGACACGCTCAAGGCCCGGCTTTCACCCGAGACCAATGAACTGATGGCCCTCGCATCCTTCACGGAGGTCAAGGACGTCGCCCAGAGGGAAGTGGTCTCGTTAACTGAATGA
- a CDS encoding anaerobic glycerol-3-phosphate dehydrogenase subunit C: MDTAWQEQIAKETDCAFRFDETARVLYSTDASIYEIQPLGVAYPAHADQVSRILRFAYERGIPVTPRGGGTSLGGQAVGRSIQVDFSRHMNRILEVNVEEQWARIQPGVVLDELNAHLKPMGLHFAPDVSPSNRANVGGMIGNNSCGSHSIIYGKTIDHVLELDVVLSDGTRTVFKPVGDREYGEKAATGGLEGRIYREIRHIAHENRDEIKARYPRIMRRVGGYNLDEFTGDGPFDPCKMIVGSEGTLAAVTEARVNLVPLPAHKALSICHFSDLIESMEATVEILKTDPSAVELTDKTILDLAKESPAAAHQRDFIEGDPEAILMVEYYGETEGEVTDRLDALDSLLREKNLGYACVRATTAAAQSDAWAIRKAGLGLLMGMKGDTKPATFVEDTAVSPEKLPDYIRDFRDIVHKHGTVASYYAHASVGTIHIRPLINLKEAEGVTRMRAIAEEIRDLVLAYGGAVSSEHGDGLVRSEWNKKVFGPRLYEAFKAVKAVFDPNGIMNPGKIIANQKMTDNLRFGPAYQAEEINTYFDFSGDGGFSRSIELCNGVGACRKKLVGTMCPSYIATLDEEHSTRGRANVLRAALSGKLDGEGFTSDRVYEALDLCLECKGCKGECPSNVDMAKMKYEFLAHYYEKHGLPLRNRLFGRIETLNRLGSAFAPLSNRIVNHPWHKRILERTIGVDRRRSLPEFAEVTFEQWFYQRGSGGPGGSTEEADRDRPTVVFFPDTFVNYSEPHIGMAAVEVLESAGYRVVLAEPRACCGRPLISKGMLRQARAAAEYNIAQLARYVDRGWTIVGCEPSCVMTFRDDYRDLVDDPRADRLAEGMLMIDEFLVREHGAGRLSLPVEPIDRTISLHGHCQQKAIAGTNSTVAALELVPGYEVTTLNTGCCGMAGSFGYEREHYDLSMKIGEDRLFPAVRAADEGTEFAATGTSCRHQIADGTGRTAFHPIELIRRALGDRRSNQR, from the coding sequence ATGGACACAGCCTGGCAGGAACAGATCGCGAAAGAGACCGACTGCGCGTTCCGATTCGACGAAACGGCCAGGGTCCTGTACAGCACGGACGCCAGCATCTACGAAATCCAGCCGCTGGGCGTCGCGTATCCGGCCCATGCGGACCAGGTCTCCCGCATCCTCCGTTTCGCCTACGAAAGAGGCATTCCCGTCACGCCCCGCGGCGGGGGCACCAGCCTGGGCGGCCAGGCGGTGGGCCGCAGCATCCAGGTCGATTTCTCCCGGCACATGAACCGGATCCTCGAGGTCAACGTCGAGGAGCAGTGGGCCCGGATCCAGCCCGGCGTGGTGCTCGACGAACTCAACGCCCACCTAAAACCGATGGGACTGCACTTCGCCCCGGACGTCTCCCCGAGCAACCGGGCGAACGTCGGCGGCATGATCGGCAACAACTCCTGCGGTTCCCATTCCATCATCTACGGCAAGACGATCGACCACGTCCTTGAACTCGATGTGGTCCTGAGCGACGGCACGCGGACGGTCTTCAAGCCGGTCGGCGACCGCGAATACGGCGAGAAGGCCGCAACCGGCGGCCTGGAGGGCCGGATCTATCGCGAAATCCGCCACATCGCCCACGAAAACCGCGACGAGATCAAAGCCCGGTATCCCCGGATCATGCGGCGCGTGGGCGGGTACAACCTGGATGAATTCACCGGTGACGGTCCCTTCGACCCCTGCAAAATGATCGTCGGGTCCGAAGGTACCCTGGCCGCCGTGACCGAGGCGCGCGTCAACCTGGTGCCGCTTCCGGCCCATAAGGCCCTCAGCATTTGCCACTTCTCGGATCTGATCGAATCCATGGAAGCGACGGTCGAGATCCTGAAGACCGATCCTTCCGCCGTGGAACTCACCGACAAGACCATACTGGACCTGGCCAAGGAATCCCCCGCGGCCGCCCATCAGCGCGACTTTATCGAAGGCGATCCGGAAGCCATCCTCATGGTCGAGTACTATGGGGAAACGGAAGGCGAGGTCACGGACCGCCTGGACGCCCTCGATTCCCTCCTTCGGGAGAAGAACCTGGGCTACGCCTGCGTCCGGGCCACGACCGCCGCCGCCCAGTCGGACGCCTGGGCCATCCGGAAGGCCGGACTGGGACTGCTGATGGGCATGAAGGGGGACACCAAGCCGGCGACTTTCGTGGAGGACACGGCGGTCTCGCCGGAGAAGCTCCCGGACTATATCCGCGACTTTCGCGACATCGTCCACAAACACGGTACGGTGGCGTCCTACTACGCCCACGCCAGCGTGGGAACGATCCACATCCGGCCACTCATCAATCTCAAGGAAGCCGAGGGCGTCACGCGCATGCGGGCGATCGCCGAAGAAATCCGCGACCTGGTCCTGGCCTATGGTGGCGCGGTCAGCTCCGAGCACGGCGACGGGCTCGTGCGGAGCGAGTGGAACAAAAAGGTATTCGGCCCGCGGCTGTACGAGGCCTTCAAGGCGGTCAAGGCCGTGTTCGACCCGAACGGCATCATGAATCCGGGCAAGATCATCGCGAACCAGAAGATGACCGATAACCTGCGATTCGGCCCGGCATACCAGGCGGAAGAGATCAACACGTATTTCGATTTCTCGGGCGACGGCGGGTTCTCGCGGTCCATCGAGCTCTGCAACGGGGTCGGCGCCTGCCGCAAAAAGCTGGTGGGGACCATGTGCCCGTCCTACATCGCCACGCTCGACGAGGAGCACAGCACCCGGGGCCGAGCGAATGTGCTCCGGGCCGCCCTGTCGGGCAAGCTGGACGGGGAGGGGTTCACAAGCGACCGGGTCTACGAAGCCCTCGACCTCTGCCTGGAATGCAAGGGCTGCAAGGGCGAGTGTCCCTCCAACGTCGACATGGCCAAGATGAAGTACGAATTCCTCGCCCACTACTACGAGAAACACGGGCTGCCCTTGCGCAATCGCCTGTTCGGCCGCATCGAAACCCTCAACCGGCTCGGTTCCGCCTTTGCGCCGCTGAGCAACCGGATCGTGAACCATCCCTGGCATAAGCGGATCCTTGAACGGACGATCGGCGTGGACAGGCGGCGGTCCCTTCCGGAGTTCGCCGAAGTTACGTTCGAGCAGTGGTTCTATCAGCGCGGTTCGGGCGGTCCGGGCGGTTCGACGGAGGAGGCCGACCGCGATCGGCCTACAGTCGTCTTCTTCCCGGACACCTTCGTCAACTACAGCGAGCCCCACATCGGCATGGCCGCCGTGGAAGTCCTGGAGAGCGCCGGCTACCGCGTGGTGCTGGCCGAACCCCGCGCCTGCTGCGGCAGGCCCCTGATCTCGAAGGGCATGCTGCGCCAGGCCCGTGCAGCCGCCGAATACAACATCGCCCAGCTTGCCCGGTACGTGGACCGCGGATGGACCATCGTGGGATGCGAACCCAGCTGCGTCATGACGTTCCGGGACGACTACCGCGACCTCGTGGACGACCCGCGGGCCGACCGGCTCGCAGAAGGCATGCTCATGATCGACGAGTTCCTGGTCCGGGAACACGGGGCCGGCCGCCTTTCGCTTCCGGTCGAGCCCATTGACCGGACGATCAGTCTGCACGGGCACTGCCAGCAGAAGGCCATCGCCGGAACCAACTCCACTGTGGCCGCCCTGGAACTGGTGCCCGGGTATGAGGTCACGACGTTGAACACCGGGTGCTGCGGCATGGCCGGCAGCTTCGGCTACGAACGGGAGCACTACGACCTGTCCATGAAAATCGGCGAAGACCGGCTCTTCCCCGCCGTCCGCGCCGCCGATGAGGGAACGGAATTCGCCGCGACCGGGACTTCCTGCCGGCACCAGATCGCCGACGGCACAGGCAGGACTGCCTTCCATCCGATCGAACTGATCAGAAGAGCCCTCGGCGACCGACGGAGCAACCAGCGTTGA
- a CDS encoding HupE/UreJ family protein translates to MALCLPVGTTDRVSPLAGRRAATGRVAVRVLLSLAIAGLTAAVPSTGAFGHDIPTDITVRAFIKPEGQRLRLLVRVPLEAMLDVTFPLTGPGYLDLSRADESLRDAAMLWLGQEVSIYEDGTRLAVPELVAVRASLPSDPSFHAYDTALASTRGPPLPVGTQIFWQQVMLDVLFEYRITSDRSEFSIFPGLERLGMRVSTVLRFLPVSGGERLYQYTGNPGRVVLDPRWHQAAFRFVQLGFTHILDGMDHLLFLLCLIIPFQRLRVLVILVTAFTVAHSVTLVAATLGLTPAALWFVPLVETVIAASIVYMALENIVSPGLRRRWMAVFGFGLVHGFGFAYALRDMLPFGGDHLVVSLLAFNVGVELGQLLVVLVCVPVLRMLFRFLPGEQARQSEQAGQTGQTGQTGQTGQIEQAGRTGWAGQPRRIGAVILSVLAGHTAWHWLVERGAVLWEFDVLATTPDGALYGVVGLLVLMLIIAAFAGWAFIRPGRPGGLLE, encoded by the coding sequence ATGGCCCTCTGCCTCCCGGTAGGGACGACTGATCGGGTCTCTCCTCTAGCGGGACGACGGGCGGCGACCGGCCGGGTTGCCGTCCGCGTCCTGCTGTCGCTCGCCATAGCCGGACTCACGGCAGCCGTGCCGTCGACCGGCGCATTCGGCCACGATATCCCCACCGACATCACGGTTCGCGCTTTCATCAAGCCGGAAGGCCAGCGCCTCAGGTTGCTCGTGCGGGTTCCCCTCGAGGCCATGCTCGACGTCACTTTTCCCCTGACCGGCCCCGGCTACCTGGACCTGTCCCGCGCCGACGAATCCCTGAGGGACGCCGCCATGCTGTGGCTCGGTCAGGAGGTGTCGATCTACGAAGACGGCACGCGCCTGGCCGTGCCCGAACTGGTGGCCGTCAGGGCCTCCCTTCCTTCCGATCCATCCTTTCACGCCTACGATACCGCGCTGGCTTCGACCAGGGGGCCGCCGCTCCCGGTCGGTACACAGATCTTCTGGCAACAGGTCATGCTGGACGTGCTTTTCGAGTACCGGATCACATCGGATCGTTCGGAGTTTTCTATCTTTCCCGGACTCGAAAGGCTGGGGATGCGGGTCTCGACCGTACTGCGCTTCCTGCCCGTTTCAGGGGGTGAACGTCTTTATCAGTATACCGGGAATCCGGGCCGTGTCGTACTCGATCCCCGCTGGCACCAGGCCGCGTTTCGTTTCGTGCAGCTCGGATTCACCCACATCCTCGACGGCATGGACCATCTCCTGTTCCTGTTGTGCCTGATCATCCCCTTTCAGCGCCTTCGCGTACTCGTGATCCTCGTTACCGCCTTTACCGTCGCGCACTCGGTCACGCTGGTCGCCGCCACCCTGGGCCTGACGCCCGCCGCCCTCTGGTTCGTACCTCTCGTGGAAACAGTGATCGCCGCCTCCATCGTCTACATGGCGCTGGAGAACATCGTTTCGCCCGGTCTGCGCCGGCGCTGGATGGCCGTATTCGGGTTCGGACTCGTGCACGGATTCGGTTTCGCCTACGCGTTGCGGGACATGCTGCCTTTCGGCGGAGATCACCTGGTGGTCTCGCTTCTGGCGTTCAACGTGGGAGTCGAACTAGGTCAGCTGCTCGTGGTCCTGGTCTGTGTCCCGGTACTTCGGATGCTCTTCAGGTTCCTTCCGGGTGAGCAGGCCAGGCAAAGTGAGCAGGCCGGGCAAACCGGGCAAACCGGGCAAACCGGGCAAACCGGGCAGATCGAGCAGGCCGGACGGACCGGGTGGGCCGGGCAACCCAGGCGGATCGGCGCGGTCATCCTCTCGGTCCTCGCGGGTCATACGGCCTGGCACTGGCTGGTGGAACGGGGTGCCGTCCTGTGGGAATTCGATGTGCTGGCCACGACGCCGGACGGCGCGCTGTACGGGGTGGTTGGACTCCTGGTACTGATGCTGATCATCGCCGCCTTCGCGGGATGGGCGTTCATTCGTCCGGGCCGTCCTGGCGGACTGCTTGAATGA
- a CDS encoding DUF1028 domain-containing protein has translation MNRAPCYSTFSIVALDPDTGDLGVATQSKYLAVGSVVPWARFNAGAIATQAWANASFGPRGLDLLEQDVGAIDTLERLIGTDTGRQSRQVGVVDLDGTAAAFTGEQCQEWAGHVTGPGYVCLGNILAGEEVVAVMAETFEAPGEEDFAAKLLAVLTAGQEAAGDRRGMQSAALLVAREGGGCGGTSDYLVDLRVDDHAAPIEELKRLYLLHGRLNP, from the coding sequence TTGAACCGCGCACCCTGTTACTCCACTTTTTCCATTGTCGCCCTGGACCCCGATACGGGAGATCTCGGCGTGGCGACCCAGTCGAAGTATCTCGCCGTGGGATCCGTGGTTCCCTGGGCGCGGTTCAACGCCGGCGCCATCGCCACGCAGGCCTGGGCCAACGCGTCCTTCGGCCCCAGGGGGCTCGACCTGCTCGAACAGGACGTCGGCGCCATCGATACCCTTGAACGCCTGATCGGAACGGATACCGGCCGGCAGTCCCGCCAGGTCGGCGTGGTGGATCTCGACGGCACGGCGGCGGCCTTCACCGGGGAGCAGTGCCAGGAGTGGGCGGGGCACGTAACCGGTCCGGGCTACGTCTGCCTGGGTAACATCCTCGCGGGTGAAGAGGTGGTCGCCGTCATGGCGGAAACCTTCGAGGCACCCGGCGAGGAAGATTTCGCGGCGAAACTGCTCGCCGTACTCACGGCCGGCCAGGAAGCCGCTGGCGACCGGCGGGGCATGCAGTCGGCTGCCCTGCTGGTGGCAAGGGAAGGCGGGGGTTGCGGCGGTACTTCCGACTACCTCGTGGACCTGCGGGTCGACGACCATGCCGCGCCCATCGAGGAACTGAAGCGCCTGTACCTGCTCCATGGAAGGCTCAATCCATGA